Below is a window of Marinitoga hydrogenitolerans DSM 16785 DNA.
TATGTATAAAAACAAGAGAAAAAAGAAGAAGCTCTAAGCTTCTTCTAAATATCGAAATTTTTACTTTGCTATTACATTACATTTCTAATTTTTCTGCATTGATAATAAAAATCAAATTAGAATCTTGATTGATAATATTTTTTAAATACTCACCTGTAGAAGTATCTGAAATAACCTCATCAGGTACTTTTTCTATTTTACTTTTGTTTATTCTTGTAATTTCCTCTACTTCATCTACAATTAATCCAAAATCTTTTTCCTTTCCTTTTATTATTACTATATTTTTTGAATTGGTATTCTTATTATTAAATTTTTCGTTTAAATCTATTAGGGGTATTACTTCACCTCTGATATTCACTACATCTTTAACTTTTTCGTTTTCCAATACTGTAACTTCTCTTACCTTTTCTATTTCTATTGCATAATCTTCATCAATTAACTTGAAAATTAAAAACAATTTTGATTCATCAATTGTCTCTTCTCCTTTTTCATTTTCATCTAATACAATTTTTTCTATTTCTATTCCCAACTCATCAAAAATTTTTTCTAAATCTAAAAGTGTAATTATTTCACTATTTAAATTTATCACTCCTATAACTTTCGAGTTTTTCGATGTTACTGGCAATTTGTTTATAGCATTTATTTCTACACTTGTAATATTTTTTACTTCTTCTACATGAAGTCCAAATTTTATACCATTGATTTTTATAATTATTAATTCTTTTAAGTTTAAATTATTTTTTTTAAATAACGCATTTAAATCTATAATTTGTATTATTTCGCCTCTTAATGTCATAACCCCTTTTACGAAATTAGGCATATCTGGAATAGAGTAAATCAAGGGTTTTTTTACTATTTCCTGTACATTTTCTACTGGGATGGCCATTATTTCATTTCCTAATTTAAACTTTAAAATTTGAATTAATTCCTCATGCTCATCTTTTATATGTTTATCTAATATTTCTTTTGTATAATCTTTAAAATCACCTTCAAAAAGATTATCTATTTCTATAACCTTATATAAGTGTTCATTTTTTCTAATAACTGTTGAGAAGTTATTATTATTTATTTTTTCTACATCTTTTTCTCCAACATCAATTATTTCAGAAGTATCATCAACTATAATGCCCAAATTACTTCCTTTTTTTGTTAAAATAACAATTTTTGAATCCTTTGAAATATCCTTCCTCAGATTAAGCTTATCTTTAAGATTCATTATAGGTATAGTTTTATTTCTTAAATTAATAACCCCTATTATGTAATTATCAGAACCTGGAACTTTTACAATATTTTCATATTTCACAACTTCTTGAACATTAATCATAGGTATTGCATATTTCTCTTTATTTAATATAACACTTATATATTGTGGCATTTTCTCACCACCTTTTGGATTTTATTTTGCTTTTTTACTCATTTACATTATACTACATTTTTTAATTTAATTTAAATTGTTCAACTATTTTTTCCAATCTTTCAGCTAATTCTGTTGACTGTCTTGCTTCAGATGAAATGTTTTCTATATTTGCTGTTTGTTCCTCAACACTAACAGCTATGCTTTCTAGTTTCGCTGTAATTTCTTTTATTGACTTTAATATTTTATTTAAAATTTATAATATTTACTCTAATTATGAATTCATACGGTCAAAGTCAGGAAAATGGGGCGAAACACACCCCTAGTAGTACAAATATGGAAAAATAATTGGGAACTCGCTTACTTTAAATATTCAGAACCTATTAGGAAGCTGATATATACCACGAATCCCATAGAAAATGTACATAGGCAATTTGGATAGTCCCGAATAATCCCATTTATTTTAACAAATATACGGATTTCATCCAATCAATTTTT
It encodes the following:
- a CDS encoding chemotaxis protein CheW; amino-acid sequence: MPQYISVILNKEKYAIPMINVQEVVKYENIVKVPGSDNYIIGVINLRNKTIPIMNLKDKLNLRKDISKDSKIVILTKKGSNLGIIVDDTSEIIDVGEKDVEKINNNNFSTVIRKNEHLYKVIEIDNLFEGDFKDYTKEILDKHIKDEHEELIQILKFKLGNEIMAIPVENVQEIVKKPLIYSIPDMPNFVKGVMTLRGEIIQIIDLNALFKKNNLNLKELIIIKINGIKFGLHVEEVKNITSVEINAINKLPVTSKNSKVIGVINLNSEIITLLDLEKIFDELGIEIEKIVLDENEKGEETIDESKLFLIFKLIDEDYAIEIEKVREVTVLENEKVKDVVNIRGEVIPLIDLNEKFNNKNTNSKNIVIIKGKEKDFGLIVDEVEEITRINKSKIEKVPDEVISDTSTGEYLKNIINQDSNLIFIINAEKLEM